The DNA window CGTGATCATGGGTGGTCACCTGTCGCTGGCCCTTCCCGGCCAGGCGATGTTCTTCGTCGGTCTGATCCTGGTCGCGACCGGTTCCGGTCTGCTGAAGGCCAACATCTCCACGATGGTGGGCCACCTCTACGACGGCCCGGAGGACCCGCGCCGCGACGGTGGCTTCACGATCTTCTACATCGGCATCAACCTCGGCGCCTTCGTCGCCCCGTTCATCGTCGGAACGGTCGGCAAGGAGCACAACTGGCACCTGGGCTTCGCCCTCGCCGCCGTCGGCATGGGCCTGGGTCTCGCCCAGTTCCTGATCGGCACCAAGAACCTGAGCCCGAAGAGCAGCGAGGTCCCGAACCCGCTGACCCCCGAGGAGCGCACCGCGGTCATCCGCAAGGTCCTGCTCTGGGTCGCGGGCGTCGCGGTCTTCTACGGCGCCGTGGTCTGGCTGGGCTACTACACGCTGAACTGGGCCCTGATCCCGCTGACCCTGGCCGGTCTGATCATCCCGATCGCCGTCCTGACGCGGATCAAGCGCGACAAGGACCTGTCGGGCTCCGAGCAGTCGAAGATGACCGCGTACATCTGGTTCTTCATCGCCGCGGCCGTCTTCTGGATGATCTACGACCAGGGTGGCTCCACGCTGTCCCTGTTCGCCGACTCCAAGACCGCCGACACCATCTTCGGCCTCGGTTTCTCGGCCACCTGGTACCAGTCGCTGAACCCGCTGTTCGTGATGGGCCTGGCCCCGGTCTTCGCCTGGCTGTGGCTGTGGCTGGCCCGCAAGAACCAGGAGCCGAACACCATCGTGAAGTTCGCGA is part of the Streptomyces subrutilus genome and encodes:
- a CDS encoding peptide MFS transporter: MASSLTKDSADPSTDKTFFGHPRGLATLFMTEMWERFSYYGMRALLVYYLVSGGADAATGSQGGGLAMTAATTTAIYSVYVSMVYLMAMPGGWFGDRVWGARKTVAIAGFVIMGGHLSLALPGQAMFFVGLILVATGSGLLKANISTMVGHLYDGPEDPRRDGGFTIFYIGINLGAFVAPFIVGTVGKEHNWHLGFALAAVGMGLGLAQFLIGTKNLSPKSSEVPNPLTPEERTAVIRKVLLWVAGVAVFYGAVVWLGYYTLNWALIPLTLAGLIIPIAVLTRIKRDKDLSGSEQSKMTAYIWFFIAAAVFWMIYDQGGSTLSLFADSKTADTIFGLGFSATWYQSLNPLFVMGLAPVFAWLWLWLARKNQEPNTIVKFAMGLVLVGASFFVFIVPMNMAGDGTMVSPMWLVSIYMIQTIGELCLSPVGLSVTTKMAPQKYASQMMGVWFLAVTAGDCTTSLLSIAGVDLNGTWVIGFEAAAAVLAGFAIYSYRKKVQSMMGSVH